One window from the genome of Deltaproteobacteria bacterium encodes:
- a CDS encoding pyridoxamine 5'-phosphate oxidase family protein, with translation MKTTHQFRKQLTALFASQHLATLSTQHGGQPYASLVAFHAAEDLKRLFFVTPKTTRKFANLTANNRVAMLIDNSNNQAADFHEAVAVTAVGIAGEIVGIDKETTLKQYLAKHPHLEEFARAPTCALVGVSVRSYYLVRKFQNVSELHIEST, from the coding sequence ATGAAAACGACCCATCAGTTTCGAAAACAGCTGACCGCATTGTTCGCTTCCCAACATCTGGCCACACTGTCCACTCAACATGGCGGTCAGCCCTATGCCAGCCTGGTGGCCTTTCACGCTGCCGAAGATCTGAAGCGCCTGTTTTTCGTGACGCCCAAAACCACGCGCAAGTTCGCCAACTTGACCGCCAACAACCGCGTTGCCATGCTGATAGACAACAGCAACAACCAGGCTGCCGACTTTCACGAAGCCGTTGCCGTTACAGCGGTGGGCATCGCCGGCGAAATTGTCGGAATCGATAAAGAGACGACGCTAAAACAATACCTGGCCAAACACCCCCATCTGGAAGAATTTGCCCGGGCCCCCACTTGCGCCCTGGTGGGTGTCTCGGTCCGGTCGTACTATCTGGTCAGAAAATTCCAGAATGTCAGCGAGCTGCATATAGAATCGACATGA
- a CDS encoding deoxyribodipyrimidine photo-lyase — MQPGRLKKRNSRPVKDGDYILYWMQQSQRAECNHALEYAIQQANRLNRGLLVAFGLTDSYPEANLRHYTFMLQGLQETETALKARGIKMVLRRGHPPDVALELGAKACLIVCDRGYLKYQRAWRKQVAENAPCRVDQVESDVIVPVEVASNRAEYAARTIRPKIHRLLHTYLTGLKNTAVKKSSLDLPVDGLTFRSVEEVLEELDLDRRVSPVSAYIAGGTSQAKKRLANFIRYRLQRYEDNSNQPQTDDFSLMSPYLHFGQVSPLYVALKIMQTTKASPAVKDAYIEELVVRRELAMNFVSYTPDYDKYACIPGWAKKTLSDHRGDRREHVYSRHQLETAKTHDPYWNAAMLEMKHTGFMHNYMRMYWGKKILEWSQTPQHAYRTTLALNNTYFLDGRDPNSYAGVAWIYGVHDRAWKERPIFGKIRYMAASGLERKCDIDAYVQKVNDRIKKKPIW, encoded by the coding sequence ATGCAACCAGGACGCCTAAAAAAACGCAACAGCCGTCCTGTGAAGGACGGCGACTATATCCTCTACTGGATGCAGCAGTCCCAACGGGCGGAATGCAACCACGCCCTGGAATATGCCATACAGCAGGCCAACCGCTTAAACCGCGGGTTGCTGGTCGCCTTTGGTCTGACCGACAGCTACCCGGAGGCCAACCTGAGACACTACACCTTCATGCTGCAGGGCTTGCAGGAAACTGAAACTGCTTTGAAGGCCAGGGGCATCAAGATGGTTCTGCGGCGCGGACATCCCCCGGATGTCGCTTTGGAACTGGGCGCAAAAGCATGCCTGATCGTCTGCGACCGCGGGTACCTGAAATATCAGCGGGCCTGGCGCAAACAGGTCGCTGAAAACGCTCCGTGCCGGGTTGATCAGGTGGAAAGCGACGTGATCGTGCCGGTTGAAGTCGCATCCAACAGGGCGGAGTATGCCGCCCGGACGATTCGTCCCAAGATTCACCGGCTCCTCCATACTTACCTGACAGGACTGAAGAATACGGCCGTAAAAAAATCATCCCTGGACCTGCCTGTCGATGGCCTGACATTTCGCTCCGTTGAGGAAGTGCTCGAAGAGCTTGACCTTGACCGCAGGGTTTCCCCCGTATCTGCATATATTGCCGGCGGCACCTCCCAGGCTAAAAAGCGTCTTGCGAATTTCATCCGCTATCGTCTGCAACGTTACGAAGATAACAGCAACCAGCCCCAGACCGATGACTTTTCCCTCATGAGTCCCTATCTACATTTCGGTCAGGTTTCCCCCCTCTATGTAGCGCTCAAAATCATGCAGACCACGAAGGCATCGCCAGCCGTCAAAGACGCTTACATCGAGGAACTCGTGGTGCGGCGCGAACTGGCTATGAACTTTGTCTCCTACACGCCCGATTACGACAAATACGCCTGCATTCCGGGCTGGGCCAAGAAGACCCTGTCAGACCACCGTGGCGACAGGCGCGAGCATGTCTACAGCCGCCACCAGTTGGAAACCGCCAAAACCCATGACCCTTACTGGAATGCGGCCATGCTGGAAATGAAGCACACCGGCTTCATGCACAACTACATGCGCATGTACTGGGGTAAAAAAATTCTGGAATGGTCCCAAACGCCGCAGCACGCTTATCGGACCACCCTGGCCCTCAACAACACCTATTTTTTGGATGGGCGCGATCCCAATTCCTATGCTGGTGTGGCCTGGATCTACGGCGTGCATGACCGGGCCTGGAAAGAACGTCCGATTTTCGGCAAGATACGCTATATGGCAGCATCGGGGCTGGAAAGAAAATGTGACATCGACGCTTATGTCCAAAAAGTAAACGACCGGATAAAAAAGAAACCGATTTGGTGA
- a CDS encoding DUF523 and DUF1722 domain-containing protein: MDMKVRVGISSCLLGKPVRWNAGHKLDKYLTNTLGQFVEYVPVCPEVEVGLGVPRESMRLVGDPENPRLITFKSKTDHTDRMVRWARKRVKALEKENLCGFIFKSDSPSSGMVRVKVYSEKGMPSKVGVGIFAREFMRRFPSIPVEDDGRLNNPQIRENFIMRIFTMQRWRECLTGRKSVGKLVDFHTRNKLLLLSHSQKHYRMMGKLVAQGKRLPIQDLFQQYQELLLDTLKLQTTIKKNINVLQHIMGYFKKQLSADEKQELLETFDHYHQERVPLIVPITLINHYVRKYQQPYLKNQTYLHPHPLELKLRVYI; the protein is encoded by the coding sequence ATGGACATGAAGGTCAGAGTCGGTATCAGCAGTTGCCTGTTGGGGAAGCCGGTGCGCTGGAATGCAGGTCACAAGCTGGACAAATACCTCACCAACACACTGGGGCAGTTCGTGGAATATGTACCGGTTTGCCCCGAGGTGGAGGTCGGCCTGGGCGTCCCCAGGGAATCCATGCGTCTGGTGGGCGATCCTGAAAATCCGCGGCTGATCACCTTTAAAAGCAAAACAGACCATACCGACAGAATGGTTCGATGGGCCAGAAAACGCGTCAAGGCGCTCGAAAAAGAAAATCTCTGTGGCTTCATCTTCAAAAGCGACTCTCCCAGCAGCGGCATGGTCAGGGTCAAGGTTTACAGCGAAAAGGGCATGCCCAGCAAGGTGGGCGTGGGTATCTTTGCCCGGGAATTCATGCGCCGTTTCCCGTCGATTCCCGTTGAAGACGACGGCCGGCTCAACAACCCTCAGATCCGGGAAAATTTCATCATGCGCATTTTCACCATGCAGCGCTGGCGAGAATGTCTGACCGGACGAAAAAGTGTCGGCAAACTGGTTGACTTTCACACCCGCAACAAACTGCTGCTTCTGTCTCACAGCCAGAAACACTACCGTATGATGGGCAAGCTGGTCGCCCAAGGCAAACGCCTGCCCATCCAAGACCTGTTCCAGCAGTACCAGGAGCTGCTCCTGGACACCCTGAAACTGCAAACGACCATCAAGAAAAACATCAATGTCCTTCAACACATTATGGGATATTTTAAAAAGCAGTTGAGTGCGGACGAAAAACAGGAACTGCTCGAAACCTTTGACCATTATCACCAGGAACGCGTGCCCCTGATCGTGCCCATCACCCTGATCAACCATTATGTCCGCAAATATCAGCAGCCGTACCTGAAAAACCAGACCTATCTCCATCCTCATCCACTGGAGCTCAAATTGCGCGTATATATCTAA
- a CDS encoding alpha/beta hydrolase yields the protein MHAWTKTICVILISIVAGCSATLPKNSPPASKTYKNKVDVRVMGSRRSYLVHVPPAYEDRTPLPLVVVIHGAFETAWDIEKRSGFSDLADREGFVALYPNGMGLFGFLQHWNAGHCCGKAAEDGIDDVGFIATAIDDVRTRLSIDPDRTYAVGFSNGGMLAYRFAAEKTGTLAALAVVAATIGGRPSDNVPVWRPRKPSGPLPVIVFHGLDDDAVPPQGGVSSKRGGKRTFLSIEDSIRFWVTNNGCNREPLSGERRQNSVRIQTWKGCRQGADVVLYLLEKWGHVWPGLYYTAELNDENPLKGFDAAGIIWDFFKAHHRNI from the coding sequence ATGCATGCATGGACGAAAACGATCTGCGTCATACTGATATCCATTGTCGCCGGCTGTTCGGCAACGCTTCCCAAAAACAGTCCCCCCGCATCGAAAACCTATAAAAACAAGGTCGATGTGCGCGTCATGGGAAGCCGCCGCTCCTACCTGGTGCACGTTCCGCCGGCCTATGAAGACCGGACCCCCCTGCCGCTCGTGGTCGTCATCCACGGCGCCTTCGAAACCGCATGGGATATCGAGAAAAGATCCGGCTTCAGCGATTTGGCCGACAGGGAGGGCTTTGTCGCGCTGTACCCCAACGGCATGGGACTGTTTGGTTTTTTGCAGCACTGGAATGCCGGGCACTGCTGCGGCAAAGCCGCCGAGGACGGTATCGACGACGTTGGCTTCATCGCCACAGCCATCGACGATGTTCGCACGCGCCTGTCGATCGACCCCGACCGCACGTATGCGGTTGGATTCTCAAACGGGGGCATGCTCGCCTACCGGTTTGCGGCGGAAAAAACCGGCACCCTGGCCGCGCTGGCGGTTGTCGCGGCAACCATAGGGGGCAGGCCCTCCGACAATGTACCCGTTTGGCGCCCACGGAAACCGTCCGGCCCCCTGCCGGTAATCGTGTTTCACGGCCTGGATGACGATGCCGTCCCGCCACAAGGCGGTGTCAGCTCGAAACGGGGGGGGAAGCGCACCTTTCTTTCCATAGAGGACTCGATCCGTTTCTGGGTGACCAACAATGGCTGCAATCGGGAACCGTTGTCCGGTGAACGTCGTCAAAACAGTGTCCGCATTCAAACCTGGAAAGGGTGCCGCCAGGGTGCCGATGTCGTGCTCTATCTGCTGGAAAAGTGGGGGCACGTCTGGCCGGGGCTATACTATACGGCTGAACTGAACGATGAGAACCCCCTGAAGGGATTCGATGCCGCCGGCATCATCTGGGACTTTTTCAAGGCCCACCATCGAAACATCTAG
- the rsxA gene encoding electron transport complex subunit RsxA encodes MGDYVLLAISCILINNILLAQYLGNCPFLGTSKKMETAVGMAMAVVFVLVMAGVITWMVDAFVLRSLGLEYLRTIAFILVIASLVQFVEMFLKKSIPALYAGLGIFLPLITTNCAVMGVCLINIKEEYNFMQALVASFAYAVGFGLALVLFAGVREKILLARVPKPLQDTSIALVTAGILSLTFYAFKGMV; translated from the coding sequence ATGGGCGATTACGTACTGCTTGCCATCAGCTGCATTCTCATCAACAACATCCTCCTGGCCCAGTACCTGGGGAACTGCCCCTTTCTGGGCACCTCCAAGAAAATGGAAACCGCCGTCGGCATGGCCATGGCCGTGGTGTTCGTCCTGGTGATGGCCGGCGTCATCACATGGATGGTAGATGCATTCGTTCTGAGGAGCCTGGGGCTGGAGTACCTGCGGACCATCGCCTTTATCCTGGTGATCGCCTCGCTGGTGCAGTTCGTGGAGATGTTTCTGAAAAAAAGCATCCCCGCGCTTTACGCCGGGCTGGGGATCTTCCTGCCGCTCATCACCACCAACTGCGCGGTTATGGGCGTGTGCCTGATCAACATCAAGGAAGAGTACAATTTCATGCAGGCCCTGGTGGCCTCCTTTGCCTATGCCGTCGGCTTCGGGCTGGCCCTGGTCCTGTTCGCCGGCGTCCGTGAAAAAATTCTGCTGGCGCGCGTGCCCAAACCCCTGCAGGACACCTCCATCGCCCTGGTGACGGCGGGCATCCTCTCCCTGACCTTCTACGCCTTCAAGGGGATGGTATAG
- a CDS encoding electron transport complex subunit E, with protein sequence MAKSLVQEFTKGLWEEIPPFRLVLGLCPTLAVTKTVENGIGMGLATTFVLVCSNILVSSLRKVIPSKVRIACFIIIIATFVTVVELAMQAYTYPLFLKLGIFIPLIVVNCIVLGRSEAFACKNGVVRSFLDGLGIGVGFTLALASLGAVRELFGNGTLTLWETPIQIFGPSFHPFTFMIEAPGAFICLGLMLCLMNLVGSK encoded by the coding sequence ATGGCGAAGTCGCTCGTGCAAGAATTCACCAAAGGCCTCTGGGAGGAGATCCCCCCGTTTCGCCTGGTACTCGGATTGTGCCCCACCCTCGCCGTGACCAAGACCGTTGAAAACGGCATCGGCATGGGGCTGGCAACCACTTTTGTTCTGGTGTGTTCCAACATTCTGGTATCGTCACTGCGCAAGGTTATCCCTTCCAAAGTCAGAATCGCATGCTTTATCATCATCATCGCCACTTTCGTGACGGTGGTGGAACTCGCGATGCAGGCCTATACCTACCCGCTGTTTCTCAAGCTGGGGATATTCATTCCCCTGATCGTCGTCAACTGTATCGTCCTGGGACGCTCCGAGGCGTTTGCCTGTAAAAACGGCGTGGTAAGGTCCTTTCTCGACGGCCTGGGCATCGGCGTCGGTTTTACCCTGGCCCTGGCCTCCTTGGGTGCCGTACGCGAGCTGTTCGGCAACGGCACGCTGACTTTATGGGAAACGCCGATTCAGATTTTCGGCCCGTCATTTCACCCCTTCACCTTTATGATCGAAGCACCGGGCGCTTTTATCTGCCTCGGTCTCATGCTCTGCCTGATGAACCTCGTGGGCAGTAAATAG
- a CDS encoding RnfABCDGE type electron transport complex subunit G, producing MRELIKMVVVLTVLSSFSGGLLAAVKNGTKERIEYQQLKFVKGPAIKSILEGASNDPIVDRFKIKYDGGEASFFVGIFDGKAHEVAFESSGKGFGGDIGLMVGVDVTDDKIVGVGVTTHSETPGVGSKAKSDPTFTNQFKGMNLIETFKVKADGGQVDAMSGATITSRGVSSGVTQAGALYKRLKPQIQAKLKEFK from the coding sequence ATGCGTGAACTCATTAAAATGGTAGTCGTCCTCACGGTCCTGAGCTCCTTCTCCGGGGGGCTATTGGCCGCCGTAAAAAACGGGACCAAAGAACGGATCGAGTATCAGCAATTGAAATTCGTCAAGGGCCCCGCCATTAAAAGCATTCTGGAAGGCGCCTCCAACGACCCGATCGTCGATCGCTTCAAGATCAAGTACGACGGCGGCGAGGCCAGCTTCTTCGTGGGCATCTTCGACGGCAAGGCGCACGAAGTCGCCTTCGAAAGCAGCGGCAAGGGGTTCGGCGGCGACATCGGACTCATGGTGGGTGTCGACGTCACAGATGACAAGATCGTCGGTGTAGGCGTGACCACCCACAGTGAAACGCCCGGTGTCGGGTCGAAGGCCAAAAGCGACCCCACCTTCACCAACCAGTTCAAGGGGATGAATCTGATAGAGACCTTCAAGGTCAAAGCGGACGGCGGACAGGTCGATGCGATGTCCGGCGCCACCATCACCTCGCGCGGGGTGTCTTCCGGGGTTACCCAGGCCGGGGCCCTCTACAAACGCCTGAAACCACAAATACAAGCCAAGCTCAAGGAATTCAAATAG
- a CDS encoding RnfABCDGE type electron transport complex subunit D, whose translation MNSQTKLIVSHAPFLHNGSGIAGRQLNIICAALPAALLGGVFRFGIPAIGVVCLAVSTAMLWELAMNKAMKRSVSIGDGNAALIGLLFAMMLPATAPWWLVITGTFVAIVVGKQIFGGIGGNAFNPVALAIAILMVSWKDYFDFNAMLANYSTDFPMAYPLAALKNFGAGGIDQYSIGDFLIGRQAGGIGATFGIGLILGGLYLIARGFIRWEIPVSYLAGVFITAFLFNQIDPARYADPFFHICTGYTLIGAFFLATEDSSSPVNAVPMLIYGAAGGLMTVLIRNIGAYIDGTVLAVLLINLINPLLDKIRPKAMGKAV comes from the coding sequence ATGAATAGCCAGACCAAGTTAATCGTTTCGCATGCTCCATTTCTGCACAATGGCAGCGGAATTGCCGGGCGCCAACTCAACATCATATGTGCCGCCCTGCCCGCGGCCCTGCTGGGGGGCGTTTTCAGGTTCGGCATCCCGGCCATCGGCGTTGTGTGCCTTGCCGTCTCGACGGCCATGCTCTGGGAGCTTGCCATGAACAAGGCCATGAAGCGGTCCGTCTCCATCGGCGACGGCAATGCAGCCCTTATCGGCCTGCTCTTTGCCATGATGCTGCCGGCGACCGCCCCCTGGTGGCTGGTCATCACGGGAACATTCGTCGCCATTGTGGTCGGCAAACAGATATTCGGCGGGATCGGCGGCAACGCGTTCAACCCCGTGGCACTCGCGATCGCCATCCTGATGGTTTCCTGGAAGGACTATTTCGACTTCAACGCCATGCTGGCCAACTACTCCACCGACTTCCCCATGGCCTATCCCCTGGCTGCATTGAAAAATTTCGGCGCCGGCGGCATCGACCAATACAGCATCGGCGATTTCCTGATAGGCCGTCAAGCCGGAGGCATCGGCGCCACTTTCGGCATCGGTCTCATTCTGGGTGGACTTTACCTGATCGCGAGAGGATTCATTCGCTGGGAAATTCCCGTATCCTATCTGGCCGGCGTCTTCATCACCGCCTTTTTGTTCAACCAGATCGATCCCGCCCGCTATGCCGATCCTTTCTTTCACATATGTACCGGCTACACCCTGATCGGAGCTTTCTTCCTGGCCACCGAGGATTCGTCGTCGCCGGTCAACGCCGTCCCCATGCTGATTTACGGCGCCGCCGGGGGGCTCATGACCGTTCTGATCAGAAATATCGGTGCTTACATCGACGGCACCGTGCTGGCCGTTTTGTTGATTAACCTCATCAACCCCCTGCTGGACAAAATCCGGCCCAAAGCCATGGGAAAGGCTGTTTGA
- a CDS encoding 4Fe-4S dicluster domain-containing protein, with product MTKRSFFGLTRPRIQYLPIAGKMAAPAALAKPAGVTLLIPCPVGDIDKNLVKPGDKVKTGQKIALAAAPDAYGIASISGTVAAVERFPGEAGREYTAVTITAAGDEAADDTFAARCEPTLENAAAFLACVPGAPDFKPLMDAERPIDTIIVSAMDEDLLVLTAQYTLNTRMEEIKAGISFLKAISGIGNIVIATPRDALQGYGEIGASVMYMDTAYPSGFPILVAQKVIGKEIPLGKSFQDLGVCFFSAEAVASIGRAFTQKRIPLKKTITFIDKQGNRSLVSARIGTPIADLLKAHNVSLADKDRIILGGPMTGHSVFSAQYPVQPSTDAVLLQDKADISLTSDYPCINCGDCVRVCPARIQVSMLVRFLEAGQYEEARDGYDLDACLECGLCSYVCVSKIPIFQYIRLAKHELGRMTTEEATDE from the coding sequence ATGACAAAACGCTCATTTTTCGGTTTAACCAGACCTCGAATCCAATATCTGCCCATAGCCGGCAAAATGGCCGCACCGGCCGCCCTGGCTAAGCCGGCCGGCGTCACCCTGCTGATACCCTGTCCGGTCGGGGATATCGACAAAAACCTGGTCAAGCCGGGTGACAAGGTGAAGACCGGTCAGAAAATCGCTTTGGCCGCGGCGCCCGATGCCTACGGCATCGCCAGCATTTCGGGCACCGTGGCGGCTGTCGAAAGATTTCCCGGGGAAGCGGGACGCGAATACACTGCCGTAACCATTACCGCCGCGGGTGACGAAGCCGCGGATGACACCTTCGCAGCCCGATGCGAACCGACCCTCGAAAACGCCGCCGCGTTCCTCGCCTGCGTTCCCGGTGCACCGGACTTCAAGCCCCTGATGGATGCGGAACGGCCGATCGACACCATCATTGTGAGCGCCATGGACGAGGACCTTTTGGTCCTGACCGCCCAGTACACGCTGAACACCCGCATGGAAGAAATCAAGGCCGGCATATCCTTTCTAAAAGCGATCAGCGGCATCGGCAACATCGTTATCGCCACGCCCAGGGACGCCCTGCAGGGTTACGGTGAAATCGGGGCTTCGGTCATGTACATGGATACCGCCTATCCCTCGGGCTTTCCGATACTCGTCGCCCAAAAAGTCATTGGCAAAGAAATCCCCCTCGGGAAAAGCTTTCAGGATCTGGGGGTGTGCTTTTTCAGCGCCGAAGCGGTCGCATCCATCGGCCGCGCGTTTACCCAGAAAAGAATCCCCCTGAAAAAAACGATCACGTTTATCGACAAGCAGGGCAACCGCTCGCTGGTGTCCGCCAGAATCGGCACCCCCATCGCCGATCTCCTGAAAGCGCACAACGTAAGCCTCGCGGACAAGGATCGCATCATCCTCGGAGGTCCCATGACCGGCCACAGCGTATTTTCTGCGCAATATCCGGTCCAGCCGTCCACCGATGCCGTTCTGCTTCAGGACAAAGCCGATATTTCCCTGACATCCGACTATCCCTGCATCAACTGCGGCGACTGCGTCAGGGTCTGCCCGGCCAGAATCCAGGTCAGCATGCTTGTCCGTTTTCTGGAGGCGGGACAATACGAGGAAGCGCGCGACGGCTATGACCTCGATGCATGCCTCGAGTGCGGCCTCTGCAGTTATGTATGTGTCTCTAAAATTCCGATTTTCCAGTACATCAGGTTGGCAAAGCACGAACTCGGCCGGATGACTACCGAGGAGGCGACAGATGAATAG
- a CDS encoding cytochrome c family protein yields MLSEKRLKIVYGLIIYLLLVGVLCYAAFPEKSPVEPVRKTYNVVAGKVLFDHQAHASELHYGLSCYDCHHHPIDDDSSLIACGDCHYATEEANGLPDKCLECHDADEVEGTEILKRSDAFHEQCINCHQNFDAGPVACTACHTTY; encoded by the coding sequence ATGCTCTCGGAGAAAAGGCTGAAAATTGTCTACGGGTTGATCATATATCTCTTGCTTGTCGGTGTCCTGTGTTATGCAGCATTCCCTGAAAAATCGCCTGTAGAACCGGTGCGCAAAACCTACAACGTCGTTGCGGGCAAGGTTTTATTCGACCACCAGGCGCACGCTTCAGAGCTGCACTACGGGCTGTCCTGCTACGATTGCCACCACCACCCCATCGATGACGATTCCTCCCTGATCGCTTGCGGCGACTGCCATTATGCCACGGAAGAGGCGAACGGGCTCCCTGATAAATGCTTGGAATGCCACGATGCCGATGAGGTCGAGGGCACGGAGATATTGAAAAGATCCGATGCGTTTCATGAGCAGTGCATCAACTGCCATCAGAACTTTGATGCCGGACCGGTTGCCTGCACCGCGTGTCATACCACGTATTAG
- a CDS encoding radical SAM protein, producing MVGKGDRERLRLLAAEAGTIRKAHGGMISVALVYPNTYHVAMSNLGFQSVYHILNTLEGVVCERAFLPPPRSTGSKALSSLESGKPVSGFDVVAFSISFENDFPNVITILDAANLPSLAEDRDPRHPLVTAGGAACLLNPEPVARFMDCFLIGEAEKLLPRFMDLFSRYPDREDLLLKASGEMDSFYAPSLFEDRYHPDGTLKSLKTVTTKIPGVIHRARLDDLSGTATCSTVVTPHTTFERTFLVEVSRGCPHGCRFCAAGYVYRPPRFRPHGELAATIRQGRALAREVGLVGAAVSDLPGLDALCRESAANGIEISFSSLRADALTDELLHQLRKNRVKTATIAPDAGSERMRAVINKGLSETDIIHAAGKLVSAGVPNLKLYFMVGLPFETMTDVDAVAELCKQIKSAFLESSKRKGKMGRITVSLNAFIPKPHTPFQWAPMEKVSLLKEKIKRIKSALKAVPNITVNAEAPRQAYMQALFSRGDRRLADLLLLGRDHRWNWAQTFKASGFDPDFYVYRQRAADEVFPWDVIDHGVHKSFLWSEYQRAAKGQKTRACDPLSCRLCGVCPPRS from the coding sequence ATGGTCGGAAAAGGCGACAGGGAACGTCTCCGCCTGTTGGCGGCGGAGGCGGGGACCATCCGCAAAGCGCACGGCGGAATGATCAGCGTGGCCCTGGTGTACCCCAACACGTACCATGTCGCCATGTCCAACCTGGGCTTTCAGTCGGTGTACCACATTCTCAACACGTTGGAGGGTGTGGTCTGTGAAAGGGCCTTTTTACCGCCCCCCCGTTCTACCGGTTCAAAGGCCCTTTCCTCCCTGGAGTCCGGCAAGCCCGTTTCCGGCTTCGACGTCGTGGCTTTTTCCATATCGTTTGAAAACGATTTTCCCAATGTGATCACGATCCTCGATGCGGCCAACCTCCCCTCCCTGGCCGAGGATCGCGACCCCCGCCACCCGCTGGTAACAGCGGGTGGCGCAGCCTGCCTCTTGAATCCCGAACCCGTTGCAAGGTTTATGGACTGCTTTCTGATAGGCGAGGCCGAAAAGCTGCTTCCCCGCTTCATGGACCTTTTTTCACGGTATCCCGACCGTGAGGACCTGCTCCTGAAGGCCTCCGGGGAGATGGACAGCTTTTATGCGCCGTCTCTTTTCGAAGACCGGTACCACCCGGACGGCACCTTGAAATCCCTGAAGACGGTAACAACGAAAATTCCCGGCGTTATCCACCGGGCCCGTCTGGACGACCTGTCGGGTACGGCAACCTGCAGCACCGTCGTGACCCCGCACACGACTTTCGAGCGCACGTTTCTGGTGGAAGTGTCCCGCGGATGCCCGCACGGGTGTAGATTCTGCGCGGCCGGATATGTCTATCGCCCCCCGCGCTTCAGGCCCCACGGGGAACTGGCCGCCACCATCCGGCAAGGCAGGGCGCTGGCACGCGAAGTCGGCCTGGTCGGTGCGGCGGTCTCCGACCTGCCCGGGCTGGACGCATTGTGCCGTGAAAGCGCCGCAAACGGCATCGAAATCTCATTCAGTTCCCTCAGGGCGGATGCCCTCACCGATGAACTGCTGCACCAACTGCGGAAAAACAGGGTGAAAACCGCTACCATCGCCCCCGACGCGGGTTCGGAGCGCATGCGCGCAGTAATCAACAAGGGGCTTTCGGAAACGGACATCATTCATGCAGCCGGAAAACTGGTTTCCGCCGGTGTGCCCAATTTGAAACTGTATTTCATGGTCGGCCTGCCCTTCGAGACCATGACGGACGTGGATGCCGTTGCCGAGCTGTGTAAACAAATCAAAAGCGCCTTTCTCGAATCGAGCAAACGCAAAGGAAAAATGGGCCGCATCACCGTCAGCCTGAACGCCTTCATCCCCAAACCCCATACCCCCTTCCAGTGGGCGCCCATGGAAAAAGTGTCTCTTCTGAAGGAAAAAATAAAACGGATTAAATCCGCCCTGAAGGCCGTGCCCAATATAACGGTGAATGCCGAAGCACCCAGACAGGCTTACATGCAGGCCCTCTTCTCACGCGGCGACCGGCGCCTGGCCGATCTTCTCCTGCTCGGCAGGGACCACCGGTGGAACTGGGCCCAAACCTTCAAGGCGTCCGGCTTCGATCCGGATTTCTATGTATACCGCCAACGGGCCGCCGATGAGGTGTTCCCCTGGGACGTCATCGACCACGGCGTCCACAAATCCTTTCTCTGGTCGGAATATCAGCGCGCCGCAAAGGGTCAAAAGACCAGGGCCTGCGACCCGCTCTCCTGCCGTCTCTGCGGCGTGTGCCCGCCCCGGTCCTGA